In Periplaneta americana isolate PAMFEO1 chromosome 4, P.americana_PAMFEO1_priV1, whole genome shotgun sequence, one DNA window encodes the following:
- the LOC138698631 gene encoding zinc finger protein 665-like isoform X1, which yields MQSCLTIMMDVIKMESEVNSVAVGIGDDTETEEKLLPEVDNMLDHDTDERKVELVDPDCGLASSLCFEEMPVPITFPVVKSEPEEYSWDMDDKNLDVATGDNAILPDKFTGPCVVSTGDVPDNESLSEGMSQGDDLGLQQLTASQTDHTLTRTEDKPFKCQFCSVGYKLKSSLKYHLRLHTGDNPLRCEICRKYFSLPQSLRYHMRSAHKPSFKCDICFDNLPTYYSLKVHMHWHSPRKVFKCNICGKSFVNGHSLKRHLKTHTGEKPHKCNLCHSEFTTKDSLVYHIRSHTGERPFRCEECGRNFKNKQLVRRHKCKQTTCDICFENLLTPDSLKEHLQWHSTMKVFECIICGNDLANANSLKLHMTTHTGGKRYKCNLCPREFTARDSLQYHIRSHTGERPFRCEDCGCYFKSKQRVKLHKCPQRPQTTCNVCFEDLATPDSLKVHMQSHSANKAYKCSICGKGLANANSLKQHLKRHTGVKPYKCNLCPRAFGSKDSLDYHIRSHTGERPFRCEDCGCNFKNKQSVKRHKCGQKPQTTCDICFEDLATPDSLKVHKEWHSTMKVFKCTICGKGLANSTTLKKHLKTHTGEKRFKCNDCPREFTTKDSLAYHICSHTGERPFRCEDCGYNFKNKQRVKRHQCKQQPQTT from the exons GTGGACAACATGTTAGATCACGACACAGATGAGAGAAAAGTGGAGTTGGTGGATCCTGACTGTGGTCTAGCTTCAAGCTTGTGCTTTGAGGAAATGCCAGTGCCAATTACATTTCCTGTTGTGAAGAGTGAGCCTGAG GAATATTCATGGGATATGGACGATAAGAACCTGGACGTAGCAACAGGGGATAATGCAATCTTGCCTGACAA GTTCACTGGACCATGTGTTGTGAGCACTGGAGATGTCCCGGACAATGAATCTCTGAGTGAAGGAATGTCACAAGGCGACGATCTGGGGCTGCAGCAGCTGACAGCTAGTCAGACAGATCACACGCTGACACGAACAGAAGACAAACCCTTCAAATGCCAATTTTGTTCGGTAGGATATAAATTAAAATCCTCCCTCAAATATCATCTGCGTTTACATACAGGTGACAATCCTCTGAGATGTGAGATTTGTAGGAAATACTTCTCTCTTCCCCAAAGTCTTAGATATCACATGCGCTCCGCACACAAACCatctttcaaatgtgatatttgtttCGACAATTTACCGACATATTACAGTCTAAAAGTACACATGCACTGGCATTCTCCAAGGAaagtttttaaatgcaacatttgtgGCAAATCTTTTGTAAATGGTCACTCGTTAAAGAGGCACTTGAAAACACACACTGGAGAGAAACCTCACAAGTGCAACCTTTGTCATAGTGAGTTCACTACAAAAGATTCTTTGGTGTATCATATACGCTCACACACCGGCGAGAGACCGTTCAGATGTGAGGAATGTGGgcgtaactttaaaaataaacaacttgTCAGACGACATAAATGCAAACAAACTACGTGTGATATTTGTTTCGAGAATTTGCTGACACCAGACAGTCTGAAAGAACACTTGCAGTGGCATTCCACAATGAAAGTTTTTGAATGTATCATTTGTGGCAATGATTTGGCAAATGCGAACTCACTAAAGCTGCACATGACAACACACACTGGAGGGAAACGTTACAAGTGCAACCTTTGTCCTCGTGAGTTCACTGCAAGAGATTCTTTGCAGTATCATATACGCTCACACACTGGCGAGAGACCGTTCAGATGTGAGGACTGTGGGTGTTACTTTAAAAGTAAACAACGTGTCAAACTACATAAATGCCCACAAAGGCCACAAACCACATGTAATGTTTGTTTTGAGGATTTAGCAACACCTGACAGTCTGAAAGTACACATGCAGTCGCATTCTGCAAACAAAGCTTATAAATGTAGCATTTGTGGCAAAGGTTTGGCAAATGCTAACTCTCTAAAGCAACACTTAAAAAGACACACTGGAGTCAAGCCTTACAAGTGCAACCTTTGTCCTCGTGCGTTTGGTTCAAAAGATTCTTTGGATTATCATATACGCTCACACACGGGCGAGAGACCGTTCAGATGTGAGGATTGTGGGTGTAActttaaaaacaaacaaagtGTGAAACGACATAAATGCGGACAAAAGCCACAAACCACATGTGATATTTGTTTTGAGGATTTAGCGACACCAGACAGTCTGAAAGTACACAAGGAATGGCATTCTACAATGAAAGTTTTTAAATGTACCATTTGTGGCAAAGGTTTGGCAAATTCTACCACACTAAAGAAGCACTTGAAAACACACACCGGAGAGAAACGTTTCAAGTGCAACGATTGTCCTCGTGAGTTCACTACGAAAGATTCTTTGGCGTATCATATATGCTCTCACACCGGCGAGAGACCCTTCAGATGTGAGGACTGTGGGTATAACTTTAAAAACAAACAACGTGTCAAACGACATCAATGCAAACAACAGCCACAAACCACGTGA